One Choloepus didactylus isolate mChoDid1 chromosome 16, mChoDid1.pri, whole genome shotgun sequence DNA window includes the following coding sequences:
- the RNF152 gene encoding E3 ubiquitin-protein ligase RNF152 gives METLSQDSLLECQICFNYYSPRRRPKLLDCKHTCCSVCLQQMRTSQKDVRCPWCRGVTKLPPGFSVSQLPDDPEVLAVIAIPHASEHTPVFIKLPSNGCYMLPLPLSKERTLLPGDLGCRLLAGGQRKAVTVVTVPAEQQPLQGAAAPEAAAEEPDRRGAVKSSTWSGVCTVILVACVLVFLLGIVLHNMSCISKRFTVISCG, from the coding sequence ATGGAGACGCTCTCCCAAGATTCCTTGCTGGAATGTCAGATCTGCTTCAATTATTACAGCCCCCGGCGCAGGCCCAAGTTGCTGGATTGCAAACACACCTGCTGCTCCGTTTGCCTCCAGCAGATGAGGACGAGCCAGAAGGACGTGAGGTGCCCCTGGTGCCGGGGCGTCACCAAGCTGCCCCCGGGCTTCTCCGTGTCGCAGCTCCCCGACGACCCCGAGGTCCTGGCCGTCATCGCCATCCCGCACGCGTCGGAGCACACCCCGGTCTTCATCAAACTTCCCAGCAACGGGTGCTACATGCTGCCCTTGCCCCTCTCCAAGGAGCGCACGCTGCTGCCCGGGGACCTGGGCTGCCGCCTGCTGGCCGGGGGCCAGCGCAAGGCCGTCACCGTGGTGACCGTCCCCGCCGAACAGCAGCCGCTCCAGGGCGCAGCTGCCCCGGAGGCGGCGGCGGAGGAGCCGGACCGGCGCGGCGCGGTGAAGAGCTCCACGTGGTCGGGCGTGTGCACCGTCATCCTGGTGGCGTGCGTGCTGGTTTTCCTGCTCGGCATCGTGCTCCACAACATGTCTTGCATTTCCAAGCGCTTCACTGTGATCTCCTGTGGCTGA